The segment tatcCCAAGACAGCTAGAATTTGAAGAGTAGAGTAACACAGAGGAGGGAGCTTTGCAGAGACTTTCGAACATCTACAAAGGGATTTCCTCAAGGATGTGGCTGAGTACTGATCTTCATTGAAACTCATTAGGGCCAGCAAAAGAAGCTCCAGAAAGTAGCAGGCTGAAAAATTTCTAGAGTTCACACAAGACTGGGAATAGTTTTCAAACCTGCCAGCCAGAATGGAAAAATGTCATAATTTGTGGAACATTAGGCAGGGTACTCAAAGGGCATTACCTTAGAAAATGGGCTAAATTAGCCCTCATTTAAAGGCTGCTGTTGAACTATTTTAACAAAGCTTAAAAGCCTCAACAACGGTTAAAGACAGTGTCAAAAGGAATAAAGTTATTTCAAATAACTACATGGCAAAGTTAAATCCAATAGAGCTTAAAGGATTACAACAAAATCCAGCAAACAGCAATGTAAAATTAATCATGTTTgacatccaataaaaaattaccagccAGAAGAGAAATCTgtcatgcagaagaattccaaataatttatatagatagTCCACCTTCAAGGAGGAGGAGCATAACTCCCCGCTCCTTCACTGTGGGCTGCttatagtgacttccttccaaagtaCACAgataaaaaaagggaaggaaagagtaaCACTACACTGGAGAAACCTGACACATACTACTTCAGCTACTACAACATCAGTGGTCATAGACTGTATTGACAGTGTGTAtgcttgatatgatgtgatgaaaatggcactttatctGGTTTCCCTCTTACTAACTTATAACACTGGTcttatgagaaaaacattagacAAATTGCAATAATGTGGCATTCCACAAAATACATGGCCAGTACTCCTTAAAaatgtcaaagtcatcaaaaggAAAGTAAGTCACAACCAAGAAGAGCttaaagaaacatgacaactaaatgtgaTGTGGCATCTTAGATGGAATCCTGGAACAGATAAatgacattaggtaaaaactaaggaaatctaccaaaagtatggactttagttagtaataatgtattaatattggttcattaattgtaaaaaACATATATCATactaaatgtaaaatgacatattaataataggagaaactgGGGATGAGGTATATAAGAACTTTATGTattgtcttctcattttttctataaatctaaaagtgttctaaaatataaagtctgttaaaaagaaaataaattactaaccatgcaaagcagcaggaaaataagacccacagtcaggaaaaaaaatcaagcaataaAAGCATGTCCAGAAATCACAACAGTGATGGAATTAGCAAAGACACTAAAACAGCTATCATAAATATCTTACATTTGCTTTAGGatgtaaaggaaaacatgaacatgGTGAGGAGGGAAATGGAAGATATATAAAGACTCAAATGAAAtgtatctgaaatgaaaaacatcttGAACAAGATTAACAGAAGATTAAACACTGcaaaagaaaaggtgaaagaaCTTGAGTAGCAATAGGAACTATTctaaatgaagcacagagaaaaaaagctaaaaatactGAGCACCAGTGATAAGTCAGCCAATATCAGGTGGTCTAATATGTAAAatcagagtcccagaaagaagaaaaaaggggggtaggtgaaaaattattgaaaaaataataatagacatTGTTTCAAATGTGATGACAATGATAAACCCATAGATTCAAGAAACTCAATGAACCACAAGCAGAatgaatatgaagaaaatgatgcCAAGACCCAGCATAATCAAACTGATGGAAACAAGTgacaaaaattaaatatcctAAAAGtagcctaagaaaaaagaaatagtacacacggagaaatacagataaaaatgataatagacatctcatcagaaactatgcaAGTCAGAAAACAATGTAGTGTGATATCTTTAAAGTACtaaaaaagaaatccatcaaCCCAAAATTCTATATCAGAGAAAACatctttccaaaaaaatgtagtaaaataaacacttttttcaGAAAACAGTAGCTGAGATAATTCCTCACCAGCATACTTGAaccataaaaaatgttaaaggaaactcttcaggcagaaggaataatGATATCAGATGGAAAATTGTATCtacataaaaagataaagagtgccagaaattgtaaaaatgtgaatgtaacagatatttcttcattttaaaaatctctttaaaaggtaattgtttaaataaagaaaaataatatatctggAATTTAGAgtgtagaaataaaatgtatgataaCAATAGCATAAAGGATGAGGAATGTAAGTTTTTTACCCTATATGTAAAGGGCTGTTATTTGAAGATAGTATGGGATAAGTTAAAGATGCATATTGTAAAATCCTAAAGCAAccaaaaaatgtagaaaaaaatgaaataaaataagtatacatAATAAAGCAATAgtgaagatgaaaggaaaactaaaaggcactcaatccaaaagaagatagatatagagaaaaaaaagaacaaagaacagatggtgtgaataaaaacaaatatcaagATACTAGATTTAAATCCAGTCATATTGATTATTATTAATGTCACTGGTCAAAACACctcaattaaaagacagagattgtcagattggatTTAAAAAGCAAGGTGTAACTGCATATTAGCTacattaaacacttaaaatataatataaaaacacaaatgagttaaaaataagatgatggaaaaagatacacatattagataaaatagaattcagaaaaaggaatattATTAGCGGGGATACAGaggaacattttataattataattagaCTGATTCATCAAGAGGTCATAACAATTCTAAATGTGTATTcacctaataacagagcttcaaaatacgtGAAGCAAAACTAATGAACTGAAGGGAGGAATCACACTACCTACTTttgagatttattataaagctaaaataataaaaacttgtgTTGTTGGTATAAGAATAGACACTACAGGTTGATTGACAGAACTGAGAGATGATAGTAGACTtacagttgatttttgacaaaggtgccaaagTATGTCAGTAGTGAAAAAGAGTaatcttttaaacaaattatgtGGGAACAATTGGACATTCGTGTGGAAAGAAATAACCTTGAATCTTACCTTACGCTATATATAAGAATTAACTGTAAATGGATAATAGACTGAAACATAAGAGCTGAAATAATAAAGCTTCTGgaagaaagtataagaaaaaatatctgtGGCCTTGGGTTAGGGAAGGATTTCTTAGGATAcacagaataaaaacattttttaaaaattggtaagttggatttcatcaaaattaaaaaacttttgtTCTTTCACGAaccctgtttaaaaaaaatgaaaaggcaagccacaaactgagggaaaatatttgaaaacgtATGTCTGATAAAGAATTTGGGTCCTTTAAAactcaacatttgaaaaaaaatccaataaaaataatgagcaaaAGATTGAACACACTTAACCAAaaagatatatggatggcaaaaaagcaaataaaaagatgctcaggattagtcattagggaaatgtcgattaaaaccacagtgagatactactaTACATCTAATAAATGATTAAGATTTCAAAGATTGACACTGTCAAGttctggcaaggatgtggagaaagtgtGGAAATCTCATCCAttgcaggtgggaatgtaaaatggtaccgccacttaaaaaaaaaaaaaaaatatatatatatatatatatagtagtttgTCACAAAGTTCAGCATACACTTAACACAGCCCAGCAATCCCACCACCAGGTATTTGccccaaagaaattaaaacacaaaatctgTAAATGAATGTTTAGGCAAGTTTACTCATAATAGCCTTATGAGTAActagaaactacccaaatgtctaCCAATTGGTGAATCAATAGCAGATTGTTATGTATGCATAGAACATGATTATTGATAAATACAACAAACAGGTGAATCTcaaaaagcattatgctaagtgaaaaaaaaaacagccagaCCAAAAGACTACATAATTTATGATTATATGACACTTTAGAAAAGACACAACTAAAGTGGAATAAAGCAGTTTAGCGAGTGTCAGGGGCTGGGGATAGAAGGAAGAGACTGACAGCAAAGTGACATGCAGGAACTTTTTGGGATGATAGAAGTTTTCTACATCTtgattttggaaatatttacataagtatacacatttatcaaaactcatcaaattgtacactttaaaatggtgagttTTATTCTATGATAATtgtacctcagtaaagctgatcTTTTTTCAATGTCAATTACCTGGGGAAATTGTTAACAAGGGTAGATTTGTGATGCTCATTAAGTCAGtaactactactaataataagtctatatgaattttatttaaaaaactttatttagaactttatttctataaagatttgtatttagaactttattttatgttcttgAAATGCCATCTGTGTTCTTTTGTCCTGCTCAGTCCTTTGGTATCTGCAGGATGACAAAAACTTAGTGCTCTAGGCACACCTATGGAACTTACTGGTTTTCTTTTGAAACACTTAGGATCTCTAAACAATTTCCTAAGATATTATTCTCTATATTATGAACATCAAACACAAGAGGATTTGTAAAAACCCTATTACATTCAAAGAGTACGTACAGTAACCTCCTCCTCCAGGGCAGAGAAGCTCCAGGGATTTATATAAGTGATTTagcaaaacaagataaaatattgGTTGTCACTTATGATACAACAATCAAACAAAATCATAGGCTGAGAAGTAATTCTGACATCAGACTCAGTTTACCAGTAAAAAGCCATGAATTCTTAGGCCATGTTACCAAAAGAAATTCAGTCACACCAACTAGCCTTCTTTTGGCTAAACTCTACCCTTACCCCCATCCTAGACTCTATCTAAAGTACTAATTAGGGCCACAGAAGAGGTCCCACAGATGGAACATAGATTAGGATAGCCAAGAACCCATCGTCACTACCCACTGATACCTGGAGAGAGAGTGGACTGCATTTCCCTCCACATGATGTACTGGATGGGACCTTTGTACAGTCCCGGATTCAGCTTCCTGGAGATAAATTCTCTGGGTGTCAGCACCCTCATTCCTTGCTTCAAGCTGCAGGGAACGTAAATCATTTATTCTTGGACATCCTCCAGGGACTGAACGTAGGGTATTAATACCATATGGAAACACTTACCTGTCCAAGAGAGGTGTAATATCCtagaagaggaaaggggaagaagaaaagttAGATTCCTGTTCATCAACTCCAGAAATGTCTTTGGTGACACTGGCCACCACCAGAATTTGATTGTCAATACTGAGAGCCAGTGCAGATGGTCCCCATTCCGTCGCCACCTCTCACCTTCCATATGCATTTTCTAATCTGCATCCTTCATCTAACCCAATATAAGGGGGCCTTGTCTTGCTCTGATATTCTAGAGCTCCATTTTACATGGAACAAGAAAGTGAAGGTTAAGCTATTTTTATGTGTACTGCCACATAGTCTCAGGAAAAACACACAGTGCGTATTCCAGCCTCAAGGCTACTTTTCCTTAATCTGGATAATTAAGCTTCTGAGGGCTGTGGTGGTAACCGATGCCACTTTAGAGGTGAAGCTTCAGGTAGCAAAGACTGGCAAACAACTTCTCAAACAGGTAAATTTATCATGGCTGAGAGCCAAAGCTACAACATAAGTTGcattatttttgagaaataaagcTTCAAATTTCTTTATGgagaaatactaaaatattaacacacactgttattaatggcattttgttcttttctaggaGGATGAAAGTAAAGGTTTCTATTGAACATAAGGCAAAAGTAGCCTCTGGCTTTTCTCCCAGAGAATCTGTGCTATCACAGTATTTTCCCCTTGTGGGGAAAAGCTGCTTCTACATCTTttctgcttccccccccccccccccagtagtGCACCCATTCATGTTGACAGGGAGTCTTACTTTGAGAAACTCGAAGGAGTCCTGCTGTCCCATCCGTGCCTGGATGCTCACCAACATCTCCTTGGCTAGGAGACACTGTTGCTGAAGCTGGTTCAGGCTCAGCTCCATCTCCTCATTCAAGGCTTTCCCCTCTTCCCGGAGCtcatttaaaatgtccttttctttgctgtgcaggaACTGATGCAGCTTTAGAAACTCCAAGGAGATGTGTTGCTGCAGATGTCGCTTGTTTTCCTGGAAACGTCCGTGATCATCACCTTGGTAATTACTGAGACTAgcacttggggggtgggggcccaCACCACCAGGACTCACACAACTTGGAAATACCGTAACAGGAAAATGCATAAACATGGCTGCTGAGTGTCAACGTTCAACCATACTAAAAGGAGCCCCCCTTTGTATTGGCGGGGGGGTACTTACTCCATCTTTCTCAGCTACTTTAATAGCAGAGgatgaaaataatcaaaagtgGTCTGTAGGTTCCTAATGCAGTACTGAGGTGGTAACCAATACCACAATAAATTAGACTTGGGGTTAACCAAACATTCTAGAAGGAATGACAACACCCTCCTGCCCAGGAGTGCAAACCAATATCTACTAAGTGGTGCTAGACGGGCCATAAGGAGGCTGAAAGAACTGCCCGAATCAAGAATTTGGAAATGGGGAGATGCCACTCCTGCTGCCAGGGAATGTAAACGAAGCAGGAGATGGGAAATGTTTGAAGCACTGAAATTGACAGCTGCTACACTTGCAGCTCTTTTCTTAGGTGACCTCAACATCCTCACAGGTGAGCCACCTGATATCCTGGCTTCTTGGTTCCGTATCCACCTCATTTCTAGTGATTTCCACCTTTATTACTCATCCTCTTGGTTACAATGAGGATTTTATCATACCCAGCAATTGCACCATCtccaaaaataactttttatactCACTCAGACACCCCTGGTGCAACAATTTTGGGGTCTCATTGAAACCTCCTGTATATTGACTCCTCCATTTCTGTTCCTTCAACTTCTTCTGTCTCCATGTCCCCTCTTACCCAGCTTGGATTCTATAGTCCATCATTATAATTGCGCTCATCAAATAGTCTTTAACTCTCTCTTTTCTCTAGCTCACACGTTTCCCGTTTTCCTTCTACCTATTTCACCACTAGTTCTCAGTCTTATTTGTTGGTTCTGACTCCCCTAACCAAGCTCTAAATATTAGAGTTAGTTGATATTCTCTGTCCTGGGCTCTCTTCCCTTCTCATTCTGCACTCTTTCAAGGTGGTATCCTTTTACCACAACTTTACGTACCATCTAGATGCTGATGTCCTCTTTCCAGCCTACATCAACTTCTAAGTTCCAGATTCCTATATCCAACTGTCTGTGTGGCATCTCCATTCGCCCCCACATCCAATGAATCACCACAGCTAGGTTATTTTTTATCTCCAAAGCATATGCTGACGCCGTTCATTTCTCTTCCCCCCCGCCCACTGCCTCTCCATCATTCTCTGGGATCACTGCCGTAGCCTTCTACCCATTATCCTTGTCCTCGTCTCGCTCAATTCATCCTCTGCAGAGCCACCAGACTgatattttctaaataacatgAAGCCATGTCTTGTTTAAACCTCTTAATGGCTTCTAATTATTTACAGGGTGAAGTTCAACATTTCTAACATTATCTACAAGAGCCTACATGTTTGGGCCTGTATGTGCCTCTGCCATCTCATCTTGCCTACCTGGATCCAGTTTTATTGGCTTTCATAGCATTGGTTTAACATAACAACTAACTTCCTTTCTCAGGACTTTTCCATATGCTCTTTACTCTTCATCGAACATTCTTCTTCAGAACCCATCCTTCATAGTCCCCTCACCCAGGTCACTTAGCTAAGTTACCTATCCTTCAATTCTCAATTATTAATAGGTGACTTCTTCAGAGAACTCCCCCAGTCTAGGTTAGGTTCCCCATTTATATGCTCTCATAGCaccttgtattttcatttatagtaGTTATCACAgttgttattttattgttattggcGGGGTTATTTATTTAACGTCTAgtggttaatatttattaaacatttatttaacatctatATTCCAACCTAGTGGAATATAGTATCTAGGGTAATGCTTGAcccactcagtaaatatttttgaatgaatgaatgttaactTTAATAGCTGAACTAGGAACCCTTAAAACAGGAACAAGATTCTTTGGAGACATCATTATTTCCCTCtatccttcttcttcctctcactGTATACATTTCTTCTTCCAGATGCCAAATGCCAGAGAATACTCCCCTCCATAGAATAATTAACGAAGCAATAATACTCCCCCCACCCTAGGGACTGATTTGCCAAGTCTCTAATCATTAATGTTGTCCTAGAGTTCCTGTGAAGTTGAAAGTATAGGCAGTAGTGTTATTACATTTGGAGGAAGCTAGGAAAGATCAAATCTGATGGGAAACATCAGCAATCTGAGAGACCTTGGTTCAGAGGTAGCCTGGTTGTAAACCCAAAGAAAAGAAGCTATTTCTTTGGACAGAGCTATCTTTAGTGGATTTGCCATAGATAAATTCCTTATTTTGCCATAGATTAAAGGACAGACCAGACAGATCACAACCCTAATACAATGACCTAGTGACTGAACCATCAAAAGGATCAGCATATTAGGGGAAAGGCCAGTCTTCTCACTCTGTAGATCAACTATTGGAAACTGACTCCACTGCTACATTCCTTTCCACCCTcctatgtctgtttttaaattctaTCGCCCAGTTATCATTTAGTGTATTGATAATATAGTATAGGTACCCTTCGACCCAAATAGCTAGTTACAAGGCTATATTCTAGTTCAATCTCATAACCCCTCTGCCCGCACCTCACCTTGTAAGCAGCAATAGCATCTTTCTGCATGTTCCTCAGGGCCTGAAGTTCCTTCAGGGTTGCCTCCAGTTGACCCTGGTAGATGGTAAGCTCCTCCTGGGAATACCACATGGAATTAACCCACACTGACTTGGGAGAAGGGCCATAAGAGATATCTCCCCCAAAGCCCCAGTGTCAGAAAAAAAGCCAACTCTTTCTGCAaaagtttttcctttcctctgtatCACAGTTCCTGTCTCTTCCAAGAATTGTGAAGAAAATTACAAGCAGCAGAATCATTTAGTTTGTTTTACCTTCTTAGCTAACTATAGGGGTTTGAGAAAGGCAAGAGAACTCTATATATTTTCTACCCTAGTTAGACTGTTCTCACTATACCTTCACTTACATTGTTTTCACTTAGAGCacttatttcttccttctgcccATCCAAATCCAAATTATTTCCCAGTTCAAATTTTTCACCATATATCCCCTGACTATGTCAGTTTTCTCTAATCTTTTCTGAAATTCTAAACATTTATGAATTACTAATGTGACAAAATTATGCTCTCAATCGTAGACTATCTTGTATTACTTCcgttgttttattcattttgactAAATCTCAAGACTTTTAGAACCAGAACAATATCTTATATGTCCATATTCTACACAGTGTCTAGCAGAGTGCTGTCACGGCAAGgtttaagtaaatatttgattGCTTGAAGGAGTAGGCCACAGGTCCTCCACTGCTCCTCTCCTATAATCAGCAATTCTAGAGAAAGAACATTGCAAGATACGTTGTATTTTCTGAGCACTCTGAGCTTTCTAATAATCATCTGAATAAAGGGGTGGGATTGGAAGAAAGAatattcccctcccccagctttcCTACGGGATTGTTCAAAGCCCAGGGCTCACTCACCATGAAGAAACAAACAGCATCAGAGATCTGCAGGAACTCTTTAGACTGCCCCACAGACAACTTAACATCTTTGCATTGGAAGCAGATCAGTTTCCCGTCTGGCTTACTGAACAGTTTCAGGTTCTCTCCATGCTCTGGGCACAGTGGATGGCCCTTGAGTAGGGGTAGCTTCTTCATCTTCTCTGCCAGCTTCTCCAGTGCAAGGTTGAATGTACAGTTGCTATATTGACATATCATCTTACACTCAGGACAGAATGTTTCCTTTGCTTGCTGCTTCCAAAAGTTTTGAATGCAGGCCTGGCAGAAGTTGTGGCCACAGGTTAGCATCAGTGGATCCTGGAACCAGTCATTACACAGAGGACAGTGTAGCTCCGTAGTAATATCTTGTATCTGCACTTTAGAGGGTATCTGGGTGATCAAATCATTCACTTCAATGTGGTTGCCTGGGTCAGTGTTTGCGGAGGATTTGGGAGATACCTTTGGAAAACAACAGCTAAAATAAGTTCTCTTTCTAGCTGTCCATTTCAGCACTTCAGGATAGTGGGCTCCATTCCTAAAGGAGCTGAGACTTGGTGCAGCCAAAGTAAAAGCACCATAATCTCTTCTTCGAAATTGATCCAGTAAATTCAGTGCTTTCTAAATCATCGTTTCTTATTACTCCCAACACGATTTAAACTTTAACAGAGTACTCAaccaaagaaatgtattttattgtacatccatccctccacccctttcCCCATGTATCAGTTGAAAGTTTTGCTTTCAATTTCTGTTCTCCTAGTTACTACCTTTGTGTTTGACTTTATTTTCTGGAAGTCATGCACAAAGAATTGGAAGATCAATCAGATTCCTCAGTCAATGGCACAATATCCCCAACTATAAAATCATCCAGGTCCTCCCCCCTCCTTTGTAAAAAACACATTACACAAAtaacatatatacagaaaaatacagaatctTAATTATACAGCTCAATGATTTCCAACACTATacattaattttgcctgtttttgaattttatataaatgcaacCATGCAATATGTACTTTTGTTGCTGGCTTCTTTTGTCAACATAACATTTGTGAGATTTTTCCGTATTGTTCTATGTAATTGCAGTCCATTCATCCTTATTGCTGTATAGTATAAATGTGTAAATAtgccatcatttatttttccattctactgttgatatACTTTTGGGTAGTTATTAGTTTGGGACTTACAAATAGTGTTGCTAGGAACATTCCTGTTTATATTCTTTGGTGaatacaccccccccccacacacacacacacacacacacttctcttgGGTGTATAACTAGGAGTGGGTCATAGGATTGGCATATATTCAGTTTAGTAGATATTGCCAAACTTTTTCTAAGTGGTTATATCAATTTACAATGCCACCAGTGTTGTCCCATATGTTTGTCAACACTTAGTATAAGTATATTcatttagccattctggtgggtatGCAGTAGTATTGCATTGTGGCTTTAATCTGCATTTGCTGGATGACTATGGATATTGGGACCATTTTCGTATATTAATTGTCCATTTGCATTTCCCCTCTTGTGAAGTGCCCATACAAGGCGtatattttattgttgagttgtctTTATTCACAGGAGTTCTTCACATAGTCTAGATATGAGTTCTTTTATCAGGTACACATATTGCAAATATCTATTTCCACTCTGTGGATTGCCTTTTCACTTACTAAGTGaacacaagtttttaaaattattatttgaccttttttatttttaagcataatGCAAATACAGAAAGCAGCATGAAAAAAGTGTATAGATTATTGAATTATTAATGATGAACAGCCATGAAAGGAGATAGAACCTTGCCAGCTACCCCGTGAGTCTTCCATGTACTCCGTACCACCTAACTGCCCCTCCCCCTACTCCTGAGACAATCACTATCCTGAATTCtgttaatcatttctttttccgcctttgttttgatgtttatgtaaacaaaaatcatattttatgtatttgtgcCTTGCTTTCTTTGCTCAACATgagttttgagattcatctatattgATGAACATAGCTGAAGTTCATCCATTTTCACTGCTAAATAACATTTTCctgatgaaaatgtatttatccattttactgttGATAACCAATTGGATTGTTTTAGTGTTTTGCTATACAAccaatgctactatgaacattcttcCACGTGTTTCCTGGTATACGTGCAAGAGtttttctaggttatttaatGTTAAGCCATCCTTTCTTTCCTGGAATTATTCCATCTTGATCATGATATA is part of the Rhinolophus sinicus isolate RSC01 linkage group LG03, ASM3656204v1, whole genome shotgun sequence genome and harbors:
- the TRIM69 gene encoding E3 ubiquitin-protein ligase TRIM69 isoform X2; amino-acid sequence: MLTCGHNFCQACIQNFWKQQAKETFCPECKMICQYSNCTFNLALEKLAEKMKKLPLLKGHPLCPEHGENLKLFSKPDGKLICFQCKDVKLSVGQSKEFLQISDAVCFFMEELTIYQGQLEATLKELQALRNMQKDAIAAYKENKRHLQQHISLEFLKLHQFLHSKEKDILNELREEGKALNEEMELSLNQLQQQCLLAKEMLVSIQARMGQQDSFEFLKDITPLLDSLKQGMRVLTPREFISRKLNPGLYKGPIQYIMWREMQSTLSPGLSPLTLDPKTAHPNLVLSKNRTSVWHGDIKQVMPDDPERFDSSVAVLGSKGFTSGKWYWEVEVAKKTKWTVGVVKESIIRKGSCPLTPEQGFWLLRLRDKDDLKALDLPSCSLKLTSNLNKVGIYLDYEGGQVSFYNAKAMTHIYTFNSTFMEKLYPYFCPCLNDGGENKEPLHILHPQ
- the TRIM69 gene encoding E3 ubiquitin-protein ligase TRIM69 isoform X1, with protein sequence MEVSPKSSANTDPGNHIEVNDLITQIPSKVQIQDITTELHCPLCNDWFQDPLMLTCGHNFCQACIQNFWKQQAKETFCPECKMICQYSNCTFNLALEKLAEKMKKLPLLKGHPLCPEHGENLKLFSKPDGKLICFQCKDVKLSVGQSKEFLQISDAVCFFMEELTIYQGQLEATLKELQALRNMQKDAIAAYKENKRHLQQHISLEFLKLHQFLHSKEKDILNELREEGKALNEEMELSLNQLQQQCLLAKEMLVSIQARMGQQDSFEFLKDITPLLDSLKQGMRVLTPREFISRKLNPGLYKGPIQYIMWREMQSTLSPGLSPLTLDPKTAHPNLVLSKNRTSVWHGDIKQVMPDDPERFDSSVAVLGSKGFTSGKWYWEVEVAKKTKWTVGVVKESIIRKGSCPLTPEQGFWLLRLRDKDDLKALDLPSCSLKLTSNLNKVGIYLDYEGGQVSFYNAKAMTHIYTFNSTFMEKLYPYFCPCLNDGGENKEPLHILHPQ